The Actinosynnema mirum DSM 43827 genomic interval CCTGCTCGGACGCCAGCACCTCCAGCCTGCTCGGCGACTGCGAGGTGTACGCGCGCACGTCGCTGTACTTGGTGATCCGGGCGACGTCGCGCAGCAGGTGCCGCACGGTCGCGGTGGTCTCCCTCGGCACCTTCAGCGCCAGCGTGCCCCGGTCCGGGTTCGCGTCGACGGCGATGACCCGGTCGCCGCGCAGCGAGGAGAACGTGGAGCCGAGCGTGGTGGTCGTCGTGGTCTTGCCGACGCCGCCCTTCAGGCTCAGCATGGCGATCTTGTAGCACCCGCGCAGCGGCTGGTTGATCCGCCCGATCAGCTCGCGCCTGCGCAGGTCGGCCGGGCTCTCGCCGAGGTTGATCAGCCCGCCGGAGAGGGAGTGCAGCGTCTTGCGCCAGCCCGACTGCGGGGGGCGCTTCGCACGCTTTATCAACTGCTGCGACGACACCTCGTTGGCCTTGCTGCCGTCGCCGCGCTGCTGCGGGGCCTGCTGGCCGTAGCCGCCGTAGCCGCCCTGCGGGAAGTTGCTGGGAGCCGGGTAGCCGGTGGGCTGGCCGACCGGGTAGCCGCCGGACTGCGAACCGGGAGCCGGGTAGCCGCCGGACTGGGAGCCGGGGACCTGGTACGCGCCGGACTGCGAGCCGGGAGCCGGGTACGCGCCCGACTGCGAGCCGGGAGCCGGGTACGCCCCGGACTGCGAACCGGGGGCGGGGTACGCGCCCGACTGCGAACCAGGTGCGGGGTACGCGCCCGACTGCGAGCCGGGAGCGGGGTAGGCGCCGGACTGCCAGTCCGACACCTGGTACGCGCCGGACTGGGAACCGGGAGCCGGGTACGCCCCGGACTGCGAGCCGGGGACCGGAATGCCCCCCGACGGCGTGGACTCGATGTAGGCGGTCGACGGGTCCGCGTACATCGAGTCCGCGTAGCCCTGGCCCTGGTCCACCGGGTAGCTGCCGGAGTGGTTCGGATTGCCCTCCGAACCGGGCTGCTGCCTCGGAGAATCAGGGTTCTCGTAGTGACCGGTCACCGCTGGGGTCCTCCCTGAGGATGC includes:
- a CDS encoding MinD/ParA family ATP-binding protein; the encoded protein is MTGHYENPDSPRQQPGSEGNPNHSGSYPVDQGQGYADSMYADPSTAYIESTPSGGIPVPGSQSGAYPAPGSQSGAYQVSDWQSGAYPAPGSQSGAYPAPGSQSGAYPAPGSQSGAYPAPGSQSGAYPAPGSQSGAYQVPGSQSGGYPAPGSQSGGYPVGQPTGYPAPSNFPQGGYGGYGQQAPQQRGDGSKANEVSSQQLIKRAKRPPQSGWRKTLHSLSGGLINLGESPADLRRRELIGRINQPLRGCYKIAMLSLKGGVGKTTTTTTLGSTFSSLRGDRVIAVDANPDRGTLALKVPRETTATVRHLLRDVARITKYSDVRAYTSQSPSRLEVLASEQDPAASEAFSDQDYLRTVALLEHFYNIVLTDCGTGLMHSAMKGVLDQADSLVLVSSGSVDGAQTSAATLDWLEAHGYRDLVAKSVAVINSVRPGSGKVDLDKLAAHFAQRCRAVVRIPFDAHLEEGAEIELDKLSPDTRLALLELAAVVADDFPSK